GAGTCAAGGAACAACGGAACCAGCTTCTGTCGCGAAAAAGCGCGGCCCCGGTAACGGAGAATCCTCGGGCCTGTTATGGGATCAGGCATTTGCCGAACTCCCGGCTCTAGCGAGAGGCAGCTCCACGACGTAGCCAAGACAGGCGGTAACCAACCCGCGAATATCAGCGTGATCTACCGTCGTAAAAAGCGGCCCCGTTTTTTCGTGACAGAGATTTAACCACAGTTTTCAAGGAGCAGTGCGTTTACTCTTGTAATTGTCAGCCATATCAGCAGGTTGTTGAAAAAGTCCGCCCGGGAACTTTTCAAACAGGGCTGGGTAAATTGCGCTTTTCCCAAACTCACCTTAGCAGTGATTTTGCTATTCTGTCAGCGGTTTTATGAACCCAGCCCGGGCTCAGCCGGCTGTTATCAAACAGCCGGCCGGAGCAAACCGGAACCCACTCTGAGGTTCAGGATTCCAGGTAAGCAGTGATCGTTTGGGCGATCGTTTTAAAAATTTGCGTAAAGACTTCTTCATCAGGCTCCAGCAAGGTAATTCTAAAGCCCCGTTCATCAGTACAGAAAGAGGACATCGGCACGACGCAAATACCGGTTGATGCCAGCAGGTAATACACGAAACGCTTATCCGTCTGTGTGCCCGGCTTATCAACCAGGCGCTCGACCAATTGCCGCACCTGCTCGTTTTCAATCGGCAAAGTCTGGTGATTGTTCAGCCGGTCAGGCTCAAAAACCACGCTCATGTAAAAAGAGCCGTTGGTTCGGTTCACCTTCAGTCCCGGAACTTCATGCAACAGATTATAAGCGATATTGGAACAGCGCTCATAGCGGTTCCGGCGCTGCTCAAGGTATTTTTCATATTCAGGATGAGCAAGAATAAGCGGAATTGCTTTTTGCGGCAAGGTGGTCGAACAGACCTCGACCATTTTCGAGTTGAGGATACTTTCGATATAGCGCTTAAAGACCTCATCCTTATCGGAATTGTAAACCTCGATCCAGCCGCAGCGGGCACCCGGCCAGGGAACTTCCTTGCTGATTCCTTTCATGGCGATGGCGGGCAGGTCGCCGACCAGATCGGAGATCGGCCTGGTCACTGTGCCGTTATAACAAAGGTTGTGATAGATTTCGTCACAGATCAAAAACAGATCATACTCTTTGCAGATGCTGATGATTTCTTTCAGAATCCGTTCCGGATAGACCGCCCCGGTCGGGTTATCCGGATTGATGATCAGCACCCCGGATATGGCCGGGTTGTATTTGACCGACTGTCGTAAATCATCCATGTCAGGGTACCACAGATTGCTGGGATCAAGTCGGTAGGTCACCGGTCGCTGTCCGGCATGGGCGCCTTCTG
This genomic window from Pelobacter seleniigenes DSM 18267 contains:
- a CDS encoding pyridoxal phosphate-dependent aminotransferase, which produces MRNNIVHIGAGELTYEIRAIVGIAEELKRLGIQVNMENIGDPVTKGEHIPDWIKEIVAGLAMQDCSYGYCATKGLLETRQFLADMTNKRGHAQITAEDIIFFNGLGDAIQKVYGLLKREARVIGPSPTYSTHSSAEGAHAGQRPVTYRLDPSNLWYPDMDDLRQSVKYNPAISGVLIINPDNPTGAVYPERILKEIISICKEYDLFLICDEIYHNLCYNGTVTRPISDLVGDLPAIAMKGISKEVPWPGARCGWIEVYNSDKDEVFKRYIESILNSKMVEVCSTTLPQKAIPLILAHPEYEKYLEQRRNRYERCSNIAYNLLHEVPGLKVNRTNGSFYMSVVFEPDRLNNHQTLPIENEQVRQLVERLVDKPGTQTDKRFVYYLLASTGICVVPMSSFCTDERGFRITLLEPDEEVFTQIFKTIAQTITAYLES